One part of the Actinotignum schaalii genome encodes these proteins:
- a CDS encoding AMIN-like domain-containing (lipo)protein gives MTQNTMKSFLLLAGAAALTLAGCSGTGKGAPASDGAATPSTPAAASSAPAVSQSPSLTPKAAESSLKGFIEGDSQSPNYPKLTENSAVPTAVRVAGHEGWDRVVVEYDSDADLEWFSFFGDEAIQDGSGRPLDIPGKRFLTLSISGVTYPEDPAQAADLSVPNLGGAKVVQGVHVEHAFEGMHQVHIGLDKDRPYRVQVLESPKRVVIDVANN, from the coding sequence ATGACACAGAACACAATGAAGTCGTTTCTCCTGCTCGCAGGCGCTGCCGCTCTCACGCTGGCCGGCTGCTCCGGGACCGGGAAGGGCGCTCCGGCCAGTGATGGCGCGGCCACGCCGTCCACCCCGGCTGCCGCTTCGTCTGCCCCGGCGGTGAGCCAGTCCCCCAGTCTCACACCCAAGGCTGCGGAAAGCTCTCTCAAGGGCTTTATTGAAGGGGACTCGCAGTCCCCGAATTATCCCAAGCTCACCGAGAATTCCGCGGTGCCTACCGCGGTGCGGGTGGCCGGCCACGAGGGCTGGGACCGCGTAGTGGTGGAATACGATAGCGATGCCGATCTGGAATGGTTCAGTTTCTTCGGTGATGAAGCCATTCAGGATGGATCCGGGCGACCCCTAGATATTCCGGGCAAGCGTTTCCTCACCCTGAGCATTTCCGGGGTGACCTACCCGGAGGATCCGGCGCAAGCCGCGGATCTTTCCGTCCCCAACCTCGGGGGCGCCAAGGTAGTGCAGGGCGTCCATGTGGAGCACGCTTTTGAGGGCATGCACCAGGTCCATATCGGGCTGGATAAGGACCGGCCCTACCGGGTTCAGGTGCTGGAGAGCCCCAAGCGGGTTGTTATTGACGTTGCCAATAACTAA
- the murA gene encoding UDP-N-acetylglucosamine 1-carboxyvinyltransferase — MVSQLVVRGGVPLSGEITVRGAKNFVSKSMVASLLTKDTSVLRNVPQIRDVTVVSELLGLHGVEVNYQPEAGTVEITPGDIHLPHDPHEVNALAGSSRIPILFAGPLLHRLGEAYIPDLGGCHIGSRPVDFHLRVLEEFGAKRVQEETGMHLVAPKGLRAKPVRLPYPSVGATEQTLLTAVMAEGVTELSNAAVEPEIMDLIAVLQKMGAIISVDTDRVIRVEGVDELVGYSHTSLPDRIEAGSWAAAALATGGDIFVRGAEQQSMTSFLNLFRKVGGKFDVRDEGIRFWHPGGALQSVSFETDVHPGFMTDWQQPLVVALTQAEGMSIVHETVYENRFGFTEALRDMGANIQTYRECLGGHECRFGQRNFYHSAVIQGPTPLRATDIVVPDLRGGFSHLIAALAAEGESRVSGVDIIDRGYEKFLDKLQALGADVTPLDA; from the coding sequence ATGGTGTCCCAACTTGTGGTTCGCGGAGGAGTCCCCCTGAGCGGTGAGATTACTGTGCGCGGCGCAAAGAATTTTGTGTCGAAATCCATGGTTGCCTCCCTGCTCACCAAAGACACGTCCGTGCTGCGCAATGTGCCGCAAATCCGTGACGTTACCGTGGTTTCAGAGCTGCTCGGCTTGCACGGTGTGGAAGTCAATTACCAGCCGGAAGCCGGAACGGTGGAGATCACCCCCGGTGATATTCACCTGCCCCACGATCCGCACGAAGTGAACGCGCTGGCCGGCTCCTCCCGTATCCCCATTCTTTTTGCCGGCCCGCTGCTGCACCGGCTGGGCGAAGCCTATATTCCGGATCTGGGCGGGTGCCATATCGGCTCGCGTCCGGTGGATTTCCACCTGCGGGTCCTGGAAGAATTCGGCGCCAAGCGCGTCCAGGAAGAAACCGGGATGCACCTGGTGGCGCCCAAGGGCCTGCGGGCCAAGCCGGTGCGCCTGCCCTATCCTTCCGTGGGAGCCACCGAACAGACTCTCCTCACCGCCGTCATGGCGGAAGGCGTGACCGAACTGTCCAATGCTGCGGTGGAACCGGAAATCATGGATCTCATCGCGGTGCTCCAGAAAATGGGCGCGATTATCTCCGTGGATACCGACCGGGTTATCCGGGTGGAAGGCGTGGATGAACTGGTGGGATACTCCCACACCTCGCTACCCGACCGCATCGAAGCGGGTTCCTGGGCGGCCGCCGCGCTGGCCACCGGTGGCGATATTTTCGTGCGCGGGGCCGAACAGCAGTCGATGACTTCTTTCCTTAATCTCTTCCGGAAAGTCGGCGGGAAATTCGATGTGCGTGACGAAGGCATCCGCTTCTGGCACCCGGGTGGCGCTCTGCAATCCGTATCTTTCGAAACGGATGTGCACCCTGGTTTCATGACCGACTGGCAGCAGCCGCTCGTCGTCGCCCTGACCCAGGCCGAAGGCATGTCCATCGTCCACGAAACCGTCTACGAAAACCGTTTCGGCTTCACCGAAGCGCTGCGGGATATGGGTGCCAATATCCAGACCTACCGCGAATGTCTGGGTGGGCACGAATGCCGTTTCGGGCAGCGCAACTTCTACCACTCGGCCGTTATCCAAGGGCCCACCCCGCTGCGGGCCACCGATATTGTGGTTCCCGATCTGCGCGGGGGCTTCTCCCACCTCATTGCCGCGCTGGCGGCCGAAGGGGAATCCCGGGTCTCCGGGGTGGATATTATCGACCGCGGCTACGAAAAGTTCCTGGATAAACTCCAGGCCCTGGGTGCGGACGTCACGCCGCTGGATGCCTAA
- the leuD gene encoding 3-isopropylmalate dehydratase small subunit, with protein sequence MEIFTQHTGIGVPLRETEVDTDQILPARYLKRITKSGYEDALFHERRKDPAFILNQAPYTAGSILVAGRDFGTGSSREHAVWALRDYGFRAVLSPRFGDIFRGNMGKQGLVAGQISDDAATRLWELLEEKPGRELTVDLAACEVRCADITYPFEIDPYTRWRLMEGLDDIALTLRDVSLIEEYEARQSGFTPRTLPQRHLPEVPVRSARPDPDSLA encoded by the coding sequence GTGGAGATTTTCACCCAGCACACCGGCATCGGCGTCCCCCTGCGCGAAACCGAGGTGGACACCGACCAAATCCTGCCCGCCCGCTACCTCAAACGCATCACCAAAAGCGGCTACGAGGACGCACTCTTCCATGAACGGCGCAAAGACCCCGCCTTTATCCTCAACCAGGCCCCGTACACGGCCGGCTCCATTCTGGTGGCCGGGCGCGATTTTGGGACCGGATCCTCGCGCGAACACGCCGTGTGGGCGCTACGAGACTACGGTTTCCGCGCCGTCCTCAGCCCGCGTTTCGGTGATATTTTCCGCGGCAATATGGGAAAACAGGGCCTGGTTGCAGGGCAGATTAGCGACGACGCCGCCACCCGGCTGTGGGAACTCTTAGAAGAAAAGCCGGGCCGGGAGCTGACCGTGGACCTCGCCGCCTGCGAGGTGCGCTGCGCCGATATCACCTACCCTTTCGAGATTGATCCGTATACCCGCTGGCGCCTCATGGAAGGTCTGGATGATATCGCCCTGACCCTGCGTGATGTCTCCCTCATTGAGGAATACGAAGCCCGCCAGTCGGGTTTCACTCCGCGTACCCTGCCGCAGCGGCACCTACCCGAGGTGCCGGTCCGCTCGGCGCGCCCGGATCCAGATTCGCTGGCATAA
- the leuC gene encoding 3-isopropylmalate dehydratase large subunit translates to MGRTLADKIWDAHLVRRGEEGTPDLLYIDLHLIHEVTSPQAFDGLRLEGRPVRCPERTVATEDHNVPTIDIDRPIANTTSRKQVDALRANVAEFGIPIYSLGHADQGIVHAVGPQLGLTQPGMTIVCGDSHTSTHGAFGSIGIGIGTSEVEHVLATQTLPLQRFKNMAITVNGTLREGTTAKDIILAVIAKIGTNGASGHVIEYRGEAIRALSMEARMTICNMSIEAGARAGLVAPDATTVDYVRGRPHAPREEAWDAAVAYWSTLYSDPDAHFDTEVVLEASEIEPIVTWGTNPGQGVPLSGVVPNPDTLPEEKERQAAREALDYMDLRPGTPMRDIHVDTVFIGSCTNGRIEDLRSVASVWRGRHKAKDLRVMIVPASARVRLQAEAEGLDEVFRAFGAEWRNAGCSMCLGMNPDQLTPGERCASTSNRNFRGRQGPGGRTHLVSPLVAAATAVTGHISHPADLAPTA, encoded by the coding sequence ATGGGACGCACGCTCGCGGATAAAATCTGGGACGCCCATCTGGTTCGGCGTGGCGAGGAAGGCACGCCGGACCTCCTCTACATTGACCTGCATCTCATCCACGAAGTGACCAGCCCGCAGGCCTTCGACGGGCTGCGCCTGGAAGGCCGGCCGGTGCGCTGCCCGGAGCGCACCGTCGCCACGGAAGACCACAACGTCCCCACCATCGATATTGATCGCCCGATTGCTAATACCACCTCGCGCAAACAGGTGGACGCCCTGCGCGCGAACGTCGCGGAATTTGGTATTCCGATCTATTCCCTCGGCCATGCGGACCAGGGAATCGTCCACGCGGTCGGCCCGCAGCTGGGCCTGACCCAACCGGGGATGACGATTGTGTGCGGGGATTCCCACACCTCCACCCACGGTGCCTTCGGCTCCATCGGGATCGGCATCGGCACCTCGGAAGTCGAGCATGTCCTCGCCACTCAAACCCTGCCCTTGCAGCGTTTCAAAAATATGGCCATCACCGTCAATGGCACCCTGCGCGAAGGGACCACGGCGAAAGACATTATCCTCGCGGTTATCGCCAAAATTGGAACTAATGGAGCATCCGGGCACGTTATTGAATATCGCGGGGAAGCAATCCGGGCACTGTCCATGGAAGCGCGCATGACGATCTGTAATATGTCCATTGAGGCGGGCGCGCGCGCCGGGCTCGTCGCCCCGGATGCCACCACCGTGGACTACGTGCGCGGGCGCCCCCACGCCCCGCGCGAGGAAGCCTGGGATGCCGCGGTGGCCTACTGGTCCACGCTGTATAGCGATCCGGATGCGCACTTCGATACCGAAGTGGTTCTTGAGGCATCCGAAATTGAGCCCATTGTCACGTGGGGGACGAATCCCGGGCAGGGGGTGCCGCTGTCCGGCGTCGTCCCAAATCCGGACACACTGCCGGAAGAAAAAGAGCGCCAAGCTGCGCGGGAAGCCCTCGACTATATGGACCTGCGGCCGGGAACGCCCATGCGCGATATCCACGTGGACACCGTTTTTATCGGTTCGTGCACGAATGGTCGCATTGAAGATCTGCGCTCGGTTGCCTCGGTATGGCGTGGGCGCCACAAAGCCAAAGACCTGCGCGTCATGATCGTGCCGGCCTCGGCGCGGGTGCGCCTCCAGGCCGAAGCCGAGGGCCTGGACGAAGTCTTCCGCGCTTTCGGTGCCGAATGGCGCAATGCGGGCTGTTCCATGTGCCTGGGCATGAACCCAGACCAGCTCACCCCGGGGGAGCGCTGCGCTTCGACCTCGAATCGGAATTTCCGCGGCCGGCAGGGCCCGGGCGGGCGCACCCACCTCGTTTCTCCGCTGGTGGCCGCCGCCACCGCGGTGACCGGCCATATTTCCCATCCCGCCGACCTCGCCCCTACAGCGTAG
- a CDS encoding IclR family transcriptional regulator: MVDSPHAQPAPAPEGSGVGVLDKAAAVLDALEAGPQTLAQLVTATHLARPTAHRLAVALEYHRFVSRDNEGRFSLGPRLGELSSATGEDRLIAAANPVLIALRDHTGESSQLYRRQGDQRICVANAERTMGLRDSIPVGASLSMKAGSAAQVLLAWEEPDQLHRGLQGASFTATNLSAVRRRGWAQSVGEREAGVASISAPVRGPSGRVIAAVSISGPLERMGRQPGRVHSAAVVAAAGRLTDVLQTTEGINE; the protein is encoded by the coding sequence ATGGTTGATTCTCCTCACGCTCAGCCTGCGCCCGCCCCGGAGGGAAGTGGTGTGGGCGTTCTCGATAAGGCTGCCGCCGTGCTCGATGCTCTCGAGGCCGGCCCGCAAACATTAGCACAATTGGTGACCGCCACCCATTTAGCAAGGCCGACGGCGCATCGCCTGGCCGTGGCGCTGGAATACCACCGTTTCGTTTCCCGCGATAACGAAGGGCGTTTTTCTTTGGGGCCGCGCCTGGGTGAGCTTTCCTCCGCCACCGGTGAAGACCGCCTTATTGCCGCGGCGAATCCGGTCCTTATCGCGCTGCGTGACCACACCGGGGAATCTTCTCAGCTTTACCGGCGCCAGGGCGACCAGCGTATTTGCGTGGCGAATGCCGAACGCACGATGGGCTTGCGCGACTCTATCCCGGTGGGTGCTTCTCTATCCATGAAGGCCGGTTCCGCCGCCCAGGTGCTGCTTGCCTGGGAGGAGCCCGATCAATTGCATCGCGGTTTGCAGGGCGCTTCCTTTACGGCCACGAATCTTTCCGCGGTGCGCCGGCGCGGCTGGGCGCAGAGCGTGGGCGAGCGCGAAGCCGGGGTGGCTTCTATTTCCGCGCCGGTACGCGGGCCGAGTGGGCGGGTTATTGCCGCGGTCTCGATTTCTGGGCCACTGGAACGGATGGGCCGCCAGCCCGGGCGCGTGCATTCGGCAGCGGTGGTGGCCGCAGCCGGGCGCCTCACCGATGTTCTGCAAACAACCGAGGGCATTAACGAGTAA